The Triticum dicoccoides isolate Atlit2015 ecotype Zavitan chromosome 6A, WEW_v2.0, whole genome shotgun sequence genome has a window encoding:
- the LOC119317656 gene encoding uncharacterized protein LOC119317656 yields the protein MEWTTVEAADGAKLSVRVFKPAAPVEGAEDVAVVLVHPYTILGGVQGLLRGMAQGLAERGHRAVTFDMRGAGRSTGRASLTGSSEVGDVVAVCRWVAYTLKPRAVLLIGSSAGAPIAGSAVDKVDQVVGYVSIGYPFGLMASILFGRHHDAILKSEKPKLFIMGTKDGFTSVKQLQNKLRSAAGRVDTHLIEGAGHFQMEGPAFDAQMVDLIVNFIKSLPK from the exons ATGGAGTGGACGACGGTGGAGGCGGCGGACGGGGCCAAGCTGAGCGTGCGGGTCTTCAAGCCGGCGGCGCCGGTGGAGGGCGCGGAGGACGTGGCGGTGGTGCTCGTGCACCCCTACACGATCCTCGGCGGCGTGCAGGGCCTGCTGCGCGGCATGGCCCAGGGCCTCGCGGAGCGGGGCCACCGCGCCGTCACCTTCGACATGCGCGGCGCCGGGCGCTCCACCGGCCGCGCCTCGCTCACGGGCTCCAGCGAGGTCGGGGACGTCGTCGCCGTCTGCCGCTGGGTCGCCTACACCCTCAAGCCGCGCGCCGTCCTCCTCATCGGCTCCTCCGCCG GAGCACCAATTGCGGGATCTGCAGTTGATAAAGTTGACCAGGTGGTTGGCTATGTTAGCATCGGCTACCCATTTGGTTTAATGGCCTCAATCCTATTCGGCAGACATCATGATGCTATCCTCAAGTCTGAGAAACCAAAGTTATTCATCATGGGAACCAAAGATGGCTTTACGAGCGTAAAGCAGCTGCAAAACAAGCTCAGGTCGGCTGCTGGACGGGTTGATACACACTTGATTGAAGGAGCCGGTCACTTCCAAATGGAAGGTCCTGCTTTTGATGCCCAGATGGTAGATCTCATTGTCAATTTTATCAAATCTTTGCCCAAATAG
- the LOC119317657 gene encoding uncharacterized protein LOC119317657, whose protein sequence is MGRGRGRGRGRTAAIARSHEDKGSSGEEVVPARKRRGRPQKHFADKTEQVDVENFVEDVDGGDEDGKDVKLNASAGVKRGRPLKESPNMVLEENSNSSVRSSSDESARTNGFRQIGNRRKSTPRRAAEAGLECK, encoded by the coding sequence ATGGGTAGAGGAAGAGGCAGAGGCAGAGGAAGGACGGCGGCCATTGCCAGGAGCCATGAAGACAAAGGAAGCAGCGGTGAAGAGGTCGTGCCTGCAAGAAAGAGGAGAGGGAGGCCGCAGAAGCACTTCGCCGATAAAACCGAACAGGTTGATGTTGAGAATTTCGTAGAAGATGTCGATGGCGGCGATGAAGATGGCAAAGATGTTAAACTGAATGCAAGTGCTGGTGTGAAGAGAGGCAGGCCACTGAAGGAGAGCCCCAACATGGTCCTGGAAGAGAACAGCAATTCCAGCGTTCGATCAAGCAGCGATGAATCGGCCAGGACCAATGGGTTCAGGCAGATTGGGAACCGGAGGAAGAGCACGCCCCGGCGAGCAGCGGAGGCAGGGCTGGAATGCAAGTAG